A window of Panicum virgatum strain AP13 chromosome 8K, P.virgatum_v5, whole genome shotgun sequence contains these coding sequences:
- the LOC120643561 gene encoding AT-hook motif nuclear-localized protein 7-like isoform X2, protein MESKHIRSAFATRLREVVHQSASGCCGNFLQRPAAVHLRSNSYRPTSYSCAHSHDFPKTPMLRSYPLSWTAVKCTGAGAANFGERYALSAGGSFTPHVIIVGTGEDVAARIMSFSQNGPRSVCILSANGTISNVTLRQPDTSGSTFTYEGRFEILQLMGSFTMAEEGRRRTGGLSVSLAGPDGRVVGGVVAGMLRAASPIQVIVGSFLPNSLKQHQRRMSLQQQASAIPALPAPPVPPPVLTAATPISQASPGNGFHAPPPSAAMPPQPHASTEEHGAMNLNATGFTMVGWPASSQPAARRASPDINVSLTPQE, encoded by the exons ATGGAATCGAAGCACATTCGATCCGCCTTTGCCACTCGCTTGCGAGAAGTCGTCCACCAATCTGCGAG CGGATGTTGCGGAAATTTTCTGCAGCGGCCTGCGGCCGTGCACCTTCGGAGTAACTCCTACAGACCTACAAGCTACAGCTGTGCACACT CCCATGATTTTCCCAAAACGCCCATGCTTCGATCTTATCCCCTCAGCTGGACAGCTGTGAAATGTACAGGTGCTGGTGCTGCAAATTTTG GGGAAAGGTATGCGCTGTCAGCTGGAGGGAGTTTCACACCTCATGTCATCATCGTGGGTACTGGGGAG GATGTGGCGGCGCGCATAATGTCGTTTTCTCAGAATGGTCCACGCTCGGTTTGCATCCTCTCTGCCAATGGGACAATATCTAATGTAACATTGAGGCAGCCGGATACATCTGGTAGCACCTTCACCTATGAG GGCCGTTTCGAGATTCTGCAACTGATGGGCTCCTTCACAATGGCTGAGGAAGGCAGGAGGAGAACTGGTGGGCTCAGCGTCTCCCTTGCTGGCCCTGATGGCCGTGTAGTTGGCGGTGTCGTGGCCGGGATGCTGCGTGCTGCCAGCCCTATACAG GTGATCGTGGGAAGCTTCCTGCCCAACAGCTTGAAGCAGCATCAGAGGAGGATGAGCCTGCAGCAACAAGCATCCGCTATCCCGGCACTGCCGGCACCACCGGTGCCCCCTCCGGTCCTCACAGCCGCAACGCCAATTTCCCAGGCATCTCCCGGCAACGGcttccacgcgccgccgccctcagcCGCCATGCCGCCGCAGCCCCACGCCAGCACAGAGGAGCACGGCGCCATGAACCTGAACGCGACGGGGTTCACCATGGTCGGCTGGCCTGCGAGCTCACAGCCGGCGGCGCGCAGAGCTTCCCCTGACATCAACGTCAGCCTGACTCCCCAGGAGTAG
- the LOC120643561 gene encoding AT-hook motif nuclear-localized protein 7-like isoform X1, with protein sequence MEGRDGVAVAGGHESGHGLFRADITMAEAHEAAKGYQSSPLPSASPTPSPPPAEAGHGGDATATPLAWSLGGDKPSEAAGDKGMQTAGQSEHANLSSGRRRGRPRGSGRRQILATLGERYALSAGGSFTPHVIIVGTGEDVAARIMSFSQNGPRSVCILSANGTISNVTLRQPDTSGSTFTYEGRFEILQLMGSFTMAEEGRRRTGGLSVSLAGPDGRVVGGVVAGMLRAASPIQVIVGSFLPNSLKQHQRRMSLQQQASAIPALPAPPVPPPVLTAATPISQASPGNGFHAPPPSAAMPPQPHASTEEHGAMNLNATGFTMVGWPASSQPAARRASPDINVSLTPQE encoded by the exons ATGGAGGGAAGGGATGGCGTTGCAGTGGCAGGAGGCCATGAATCCGGTCATGGTCTCTTCAGAGCAGACATAACCATGGCAGAGGCGCATGAAGCAGCAAAGGGGTACCAGTCCTCTCCCTTGCCGTCGGCGTCCCCCACGCCGTCACCGCCACCGGCCGAAGCTGGCCACGGAGGGGATGCCACTGCAACCCCGCTTGCGTGGAGTCTGGGTGGGGACAAGCCGAGCGAGGCCGCGGGGGACAAAGGCATGCAGACGGCTGGGCAGAGTGAGCATGCCAACTTGAGCTCCGGACGGCGCAGGGGCCGCCCGCGCGGCTCCGGCAGGCGCCAGATCCTAGCCACTCTTG GGGAAAGGTATGCGCTGTCAGCTGGAGGGAGTTTCACACCTCATGTCATCATCGTGGGTACTGGGGAG GATGTGGCGGCGCGCATAATGTCGTTTTCTCAGAATGGTCCACGCTCGGTTTGCATCCTCTCTGCCAATGGGACAATATCTAATGTAACATTGAGGCAGCCGGATACATCTGGTAGCACCTTCACCTATGAG GGCCGTTTCGAGATTCTGCAACTGATGGGCTCCTTCACAATGGCTGAGGAAGGCAGGAGGAGAACTGGTGGGCTCAGCGTCTCCCTTGCTGGCCCTGATGGCCGTGTAGTTGGCGGTGTCGTGGCCGGGATGCTGCGTGCTGCCAGCCCTATACAG GTGATCGTGGGAAGCTTCCTGCCCAACAGCTTGAAGCAGCATCAGAGGAGGATGAGCCTGCAGCAACAAGCATCCGCTATCCCGGCACTGCCGGCACCACCGGTGCCCCCTCCGGTCCTCACAGCCGCAACGCCAATTTCCCAGGCATCTCCCGGCAACGGcttccacgcgccgccgccctcagcCGCCATGCCGCCGCAGCCCCACGCCAGCACAGAGGAGCACGGCGCCATGAACCTGAACGCGACGGGGTTCACCATGGTCGGCTGGCCTGCGAGCTCACAGCCGGCGGCGCGCAGAGCTTCCCCTGACATCAACGTCAGCCTGACTCCCCAGGAGTAG
- the LOC120643561 gene encoding AT-hook motif nuclear-localized protein 7-like isoform X3, producing MLRSYPLSWTAVKCTGAGAANFGERYALSAGGSFTPHVIIVGTGEDVAARIMSFSQNGPRSVCILSANGTISNVTLRQPDTSGSTFTYEGRFEILQLMGSFTMAEEGRRRTGGLSVSLAGPDGRVVGGVVAGMLRAASPIQVIVGSFLPNSLKQHQRRMSLQQQASAIPALPAPPVPPPVLTAATPISQASPGNGFHAPPPSAAMPPQPHASTEEHGAMNLNATGFTMVGWPASSQPAARRASPDINVSLTPQE from the exons ATGCTTCGATCTTATCCCCTCAGCTGGACAGCTGTGAAATGTACAGGTGCTGGTGCTGCAAATTTTG GGGAAAGGTATGCGCTGTCAGCTGGAGGGAGTTTCACACCTCATGTCATCATCGTGGGTACTGGGGAG GATGTGGCGGCGCGCATAATGTCGTTTTCTCAGAATGGTCCACGCTCGGTTTGCATCCTCTCTGCCAATGGGACAATATCTAATGTAACATTGAGGCAGCCGGATACATCTGGTAGCACCTTCACCTATGAG GGCCGTTTCGAGATTCTGCAACTGATGGGCTCCTTCACAATGGCTGAGGAAGGCAGGAGGAGAACTGGTGGGCTCAGCGTCTCCCTTGCTGGCCCTGATGGCCGTGTAGTTGGCGGTGTCGTGGCCGGGATGCTGCGTGCTGCCAGCCCTATACAG GTGATCGTGGGAAGCTTCCTGCCCAACAGCTTGAAGCAGCATCAGAGGAGGATGAGCCTGCAGCAACAAGCATCCGCTATCCCGGCACTGCCGGCACCACCGGTGCCCCCTCCGGTCCTCACAGCCGCAACGCCAATTTCCCAGGCATCTCCCGGCAACGGcttccacgcgccgccgccctcagcCGCCATGCCGCCGCAGCCCCACGCCAGCACAGAGGAGCACGGCGCCATGAACCTGAACGCGACGGGGTTCACCATGGTCGGCTGGCCTGCGAGCTCACAGCCGGCGGCGCGCAGAGCTTCCCCTGACATCAACGTCAGCCTGACTCCCCAGGAGTAG